In Bacillus cereus ATCC 14579, a single window of DNA contains:
- a CDS encoding flagellar motor switch protein, protein MPEQHTKGDTSTIVLEKENEHLTPQECDILGEIANISFGSASTVLSTILNRQVSITAPRIELVDLYDSRDVEVPHVVLNIHFTKGLDMENLLVLKQDVALSIADLMMMGTGEVEDGKELGELELSAVQEAMNQMMGFAATSMSEFFQDTVDMSPPTIKVVKLSEEMEKISEIDGNHTIVKVSFDLKIDNLVNSKLVQIVSVEHAKQMVNKLMQLSGEVEETVEPSEVVETEIVEEQVEKEHLTQEEKDVLGEIANISIGSASTVLSTLLNQPVTISTPNVEAINVRHYDGVPVPFVILNVDFVEGLKNENVFVFTKDVALTMVDLMMMGTGEVDPEKELTELELSGIKEIMNQMMGHAATAMSEMFQEKMDMTPPNVKFVTLKEEMEYLGESMEVDELVQITFNLEIGDLLQSKMYQILPISEAKEMVRRLLYPMVEEEEIATEEIEEEKIVEPVVQPIEFKEVKQMEPVYMDTSILQNVEMNVKFVFGSTVKTIQDILSLQENEAVVLDEDIDEPIRIYVNDVLVAYGELVNVDGFFGVKVTKSL, encoded by the coding sequence ATGCCTGAGCAACACACAAAAGGGGATACAAGCACGATTGTGCTAGAAAAAGAAAATGAGCATTTAACGCCTCAAGAATGCGATATTCTTGGCGAAATTGCAAATATATCATTTGGTTCAGCTTCGACTGTATTATCAACAATTTTAAATAGGCAAGTAAGCATTACTGCTCCTCGCATAGAGTTGGTAGATTTATATGATTCAAGAGATGTCGAAGTTCCACATGTTGTATTAAACATTCATTTTACAAAAGGATTAGATATGGAAAACCTTCTTGTCCTTAAGCAAGATGTTGCATTATCCATTGCTGATTTAATGATGATGGGAACAGGTGAAGTGGAGGACGGAAAAGAACTTGGTGAATTAGAGCTAAGTGCTGTACAAGAAGCGATGAATCAAATGATGGGATTCGCAGCTACATCTATGTCGGAATTCTTCCAAGATACAGTAGATATGTCTCCGCCGACGATTAAAGTTGTAAAGTTATCAGAAGAAATGGAGAAAATCTCTGAAATCGATGGGAATCATACGATTGTTAAAGTGTCGTTTGATTTAAAGATAGATAATCTTGTAAACTCTAAACTTGTACAAATTGTTTCAGTTGAGCATGCGAAACAAATGGTAAATAAATTAATGCAATTATCTGGTGAAGTAGAAGAAACAGTCGAACCATCAGAAGTAGTGGAAACTGAGATTGTAGAAGAACAAGTTGAAAAAGAGCATTTAACACAAGAAGAGAAAGATGTGCTTGGTGAAATTGCAAATATTTCAATTGGTTCCGCTTCAACAGTATTGTCAACGCTTTTAAATCAGCCAGTTACAATTAGTACACCAAATGTGGAAGCAATTAATGTTCGTCATTATGATGGAGTACCAGTGCCATTTGTTATTTTAAATGTCGACTTTGTTGAAGGGCTAAAGAATGAGAATGTATTCGTATTTACGAAAGATGTCGCCTTAACAATGGTAGATTTAATGATGATGGGAACAGGGGAAGTTGATCCGGAAAAAGAGCTTACTGAATTAGAACTGAGCGGTATTAAAGAAATTATGAACCAAATGATGGGTCATGCTGCTACGGCGATGTCAGAAATGTTCCAAGAAAAAATGGACATGACGCCGCCAAATGTTAAATTTGTAACGTTAAAAGAAGAAATGGAGTATTTGGGAGAGTCAATGGAAGTGGACGAACTCGTTCAAATTACGTTCAATCTTGAAATTGGTGATCTGCTTCAATCGAAAATGTATCAAATTTTGCCAATTTCTGAAGCGAAAGAAATGGTAAGGCGACTTCTGTATCCGATGGTGGAAGAAGAAGAGATTGCCACAGAAGAAATTGAAGAAGAAAAAATTGTAGAACCAGTTGTGCAACCTATTGAATTTAAAGAAGTAAAACAAATGGAACCAGTATATATGGACACGTCCATTCTACAAAATGTAGAAATGAACGTGAAATTTGTATTTGGAAGTACAGTGAAAACGATTCAAGATATATTAAGTTTACAAGAAAATGAAGCAGTTGTGCTAGATGAGGATATTGATGAACCAATTCGTATTTATGTAAATGATGTATTAGTGGCGTATGGTGAACTTGTAAATGTAGATGGATTTTTCGGAGTAAAAGTGACGAAATCACTATAA
- the cheR gene encoding protein-glutamate O-methyltransferase CheR — MIIEQDYDHFIASFKQQFNMDIASYKQDRMRRRIDAFISRKGFENYTNFLSKLRADQNLFLNFIDYITINVSEFFRNKERWQTLESKALPKLLEQNSGKLKVWSAACAAGEEPYTLSLILSKHLAPFRFEIQATDLDFHILETAKRGQYTERSLKELPTDLKERHFTKENDLYSLHQNIKQNVSFKQHDLLMQSFDTNYDLIICRNVMIYFTEEARVKLYEKFSRSLRKGGVLFVGSTEQILTPERYNLQRFDTFFYEKI, encoded by the coding sequence ATGATAATTGAACAAGATTATGATCATTTTATCGCGAGTTTTAAACAACAATTCAATATGGACATCGCTTCATATAAACAAGATAGAATGCGCCGTAGAATCGATGCTTTCATTTCGAGAAAAGGCTTCGAAAACTACACTAATTTTTTAAGCAAATTACGCGCTGATCAAAATTTATTTTTAAATTTTATTGACTATATTACAATTAACGTTTCAGAGTTTTTTAGAAATAAAGAACGATGGCAAACTTTAGAGTCGAAAGCACTACCAAAATTACTCGAACAAAATAGCGGAAAATTAAAGGTATGGAGTGCCGCTTGCGCTGCTGGTGAAGAACCGTATACACTCTCTTTAATTTTATCGAAGCATCTTGCTCCATTTCGTTTTGAAATTCAAGCAACAGATCTTGATTTTCATATTTTAGAAACCGCAAAACGCGGTCAATATACAGAACGTTCTTTAAAGGAATTACCTACTGATTTGAAAGAACGTCATTTCACAAAAGAGAATGATCTATATTCATTGCATCAAAACATTAAACAAAACGTCTCGTTTAAACAACATGACCTTTTAATGCAGTCATTCGATACAAATTATGATTTGATTATTTGTCGCAATGTAATGATATATTTCACAGAAGAAGCAAGAGTAAAACTTTACGAAAAATTTAGTCGTTCTTTACGAAAAGGCGGTGTACTATTTGTTGGTAGTACGGAACAAATTTTAACACCCGAACGTTACAATCTTCAGCGATTTGATACATTCTTCTACGAAAAAATATAA
- a CDS encoding flagellar motor switch protein FliG: MNIFLCGSNQLTALDQEEIKKFLTDYAHKHKIYILCYKSIENEVLRFFVENERLAQNLCLYTLQPLQAITDEFQEVVDYLKKHGAEYVAFDHPSDSIYRSDYMFFVKQIIEDTDLVLCFYNGDKHTSVIPVDVAKEAGIDAVIYDLPGLHEKQMKKSFEQKIRMM, encoded by the coding sequence ATGAATATTTTCCTTTGTGGTTCAAATCAATTAACAGCATTAGATCAAGAAGAAATTAAAAAATTTTTAACTGACTATGCTCACAAACATAAAATTTACATATTATGTTATAAATCTATTGAAAATGAGGTTCTTCGTTTTTTCGTTGAGAATGAAAGACTCGCTCAAAATTTATGCCTTTACACGCTGCAACCATTGCAAGCAATTACAGATGAATTCCAAGAAGTCGTTGATTACTTAAAAAAACACGGAGCCGAATATGTTGCTTTTGATCATCCTTCTGACTCCATTTACCGATCAGATTATATGTTTTTTGTTAAACAAATTATTGAAGACACTGATTTAGTTCTCTGTTTTTATAATGGGGACAAACATACATCTGTCATCCCTGTCGATGTTGCAAAAGAAGCAGGTATTGATGCTGTCATTTATGATTTACCAGGATTACATGAAAAGCAAATGAAAAAAAGCTTTGAACAAAAAATTCGTATGATGTAA
- a CDS encoding YaaR family protein — protein MLRSISHNPILSHIPPATQMPKEANVRTGLAFSDNLHADPKKDKLLEQMEAFVDNIGEIKEKIEMELTLDNVMEYKNTVKSFLNFYVDNVLQYKDVMSRHPRYGYSQKMTIVKQAEMGLNELEDVMNLINTKTGHLEMLNQIGEIHGLIVNLVL, from the coding sequence ATGCTACGTTCTATCTCGCATAATCCAATTTTATCGCATATACCACCTGCTACTCAAATGCCGAAAGAAGCAAATGTCAGGACAGGACTTGCATTTTCGGATAATTTGCATGCAGATCCGAAAAAAGATAAATTACTAGAACAAATGGAAGCGTTTGTCGATAATATTGGAGAAATTAAAGAGAAAATTGAAATGGAATTAACGCTTGATAATGTAATGGAATACAAAAACACAGTAAAATCATTTTTGAATTTCTACGTTGATAATGTATTGCAGTATAAAGATGTCATGTCTCGTCACCCACGTTACGGATATTCACAGAAAATGACGATTGTGAAACAGGCAGAAATGGGATTGAATGAATTAGAAGATGTGATGAATCTAATTAATACGAAAACAGGACATTTAGAAATGTTAAATCAAATTGGAGAAATCCATGGTTTAATTGTGAATTTAGTCTTGTAA
- the flgK gene encoding flagellar hook-associated protein FlgK, whose translation MRLSDYNTPLSGMLAAQMGLQTTKQNLSNIHTPGYVRQMVNYESAGGSKGYAPEQRIGYGVQTLGVDRITDEVKTKQYNDQMSQFSYYAYMNSTLSRVESMVGTTGKNSLSSLMDGFFNAFREVAKNPEQSNYYDTLIAETGKFTSQVSRLAKNLDTVEAQTTEDIEAHVNEFNRLAASLAEANKKIGQAGTQVPNQLLDERDRIMTEMSKYADIEVSYEATNPNIASVRMNGVLTVNGQDTYPLQLQKDKKPMSVQISGTDIPLSGGTILSAIDTKAKITNYKDNLNEFVNSLKKQVNNTMKKELFVGEDAKKLELNPDFIKDISKMKISAETANNLAAITDKGYKDGLTYKQALDQFLVGVASDKSSVNAYQNIHKDLLEGIQQEKMSIEGVNMEEEMVNLMAFQKYFVANSKAITTMNEVFDSLFSIIR comes from the coding sequence ATGAGATTATCTGATTATAATACACCGCTATCGGGTATGTTGGCGGCTCAAATGGGGTTACAAACAACGAAACAAAACTTGTCTAATATTCATACACCAGGTTATGTTCGTCAAATGGTGAATTACGAATCTGCTGGAGGGAGTAAAGGGTATGCACCAGAACAAAGAATAGGGTATGGTGTACAAACGTTAGGTGTTGATCGTATTACAGATGAAGTGAAGACAAAGCAATATAATGATCAAATGTCACAGTTCTCTTACTATGCATATATGAATTCTACTTTGTCGCGAGTAGAGTCTATGGTAGGAACGACAGGTAAAAATTCATTATCTAGTTTAATGGATGGGTTTTTCAATGCTTTTCGTGAAGTTGCAAAAAATCCGGAGCAATCAAATTACTACGATACATTAATTGCTGAAACGGGGAAGTTCACAAGTCAAGTAAGTCGTCTTGCGAAAAACTTGGATACAGTGGAAGCACAGACGACAGAAGATATTGAAGCGCATGTTAATGAATTTAATCGACTTGCTGCTAGTTTAGCAGAAGCGAACAAGAAAATTGGACAAGCTGGTACACAAGTACCAAATCAACTATTAGATGAACGTGATCGTATTATGACAGAAATGTCTAAGTATGCAGATATAGAAGTATCGTATGAAGCTACAAATCCTAATATTGCAAGTGTTAGGATGAATGGTGTTTTAACTGTAAATGGTCAAGATACATACCCACTTCAATTACAGAAGGATAAAAAGCCAATGTCTGTACAAATATCTGGAACAGATATCCCATTAAGTGGTGGAACAATTTTATCGGCAATTGATACGAAAGCAAAGATTACAAATTATAAAGATAATCTGAATGAGTTTGTAAATTCATTAAAAAAACAAGTGAATAATACTATGAAGAAAGAGCTTTTTGTAGGAGAAGATGCGAAGAAGCTTGAATTGAATCCTGATTTTATAAAAGATATTTCAAAAATGAAAATTTCGGCTGAAACTGCCAACAACCTTGCGGCTATTACAGATAAAGGCTATAAGGATGGACTTACATATAAGCAAGCCTTAGATCAATTTTTAGTTGGTGTAGCCTCTGATAAAAGTTCAGTAAATGCATATCAAAATATTCATAAGGATTTATTAGAAGGTATCCAGCAAGAAAAGATGAGCATCGAGGGCGTAAATATGGAAGAAGAAATGGTTAATTTAATGGCCTTCCAAAAATACTTCGTGGCGAATTCTAAAGCTATAACTACTATGAATGAAGTGTTTGATAGTTTGTTTTCGATTATTAGATAA
- a CDS encoding flagellar hook-associated protein 3, translated as MRVSTFQNANWAKNQLMDLNVQQQYHRNQVTSGKKNLLMSEDPLAASKSFAIQHSLANMEQMQKDIADSKNVLTQTENTLQGVLKSLTRADQLTVQALNGTNSEKELQAIGVEIDQILKQVVYLANTKEQGRYIFGGDSAENLPFTEDGTYQGGKNDVNWKLNDGYEFKAFRNGEALLSPVIKTLKQMSEAMQNGDQKALKPLLEENKQNLDGIINRTTEVGSTMNTMETFKTILSEQNVALQENRKEIEDVDLAVAISDLAYINATYEATLKAVSTMSKTSILDYM; from the coding sequence ATGAGAGTATCTACATTTCAAAATGCAAACTGGGCAAAGAATCAGTTGATGGATTTAAATGTGCAACAGCAATACCACCGAAATCAAGTAACCTCAGGGAAGAAAAACCTTCTTATGAGTGAAGATCCACTTGCAGCAAGTAAATCATTTGCGATTCAACATTCATTGGCAAATATGGAGCAAATGCAGAAAGATATAGCGGATTCGAAAAATGTATTAACACAAACTGAAAATACTTTACAAGGTGTTTTGAAATCTTTAACAAGAGCAGACCAATTAACAGTACAAGCGTTAAATGGTACAAATAGTGAAAAAGAATTGCAGGCTATTGGTGTAGAGATTGATCAAATTTTAAAACAGGTCGTCTATTTAGCGAATACAAAAGAACAAGGTCGTTATATTTTCGGTGGTGATAGTGCAGAAAATCTGCCATTTACAGAAGATGGTACGTACCAGGGTGGAAAAAATGATGTGAACTGGAAACTAAATGACGGTTATGAATTCAAAGCGTTCCGTAACGGTGAAGCATTATTATCCCCTGTTATAAAAACGTTAAAACAGATGAGTGAAGCGATGCAAAACGGTGACCAAAAAGCATTAAAACCGTTATTAGAAGAAAATAAGCAAAACTTAGATGGCATCATTAACCGTACAACTGAAGTTGGTTCAACAATGAACACAATGGAGACGTTTAAAACAATTTTAAGTGAGCAAAATGTAGCACTTCAAGAAAACCGTAAAGAAATTGAGGATGTTGATTTAGCGGTCGCAATTTCTGATTTAGCTTATATAAACGCAACGTACGAAGCGACATTAAAAGCTGTTAGTACGATGAGTAAAACGAGTATTTTAGATTACATGTAA
- a CDS encoding flagellar hook-associated protein 2 encodes MAGTISDYGGRQQIWNLGNNIIDTKKLVDLELQALEMKKSPYTTQKQTLTNEKNVYASMKKEFGNLVQVFKDLYAFKGDEKKTTLSKDGFMKAQADAAAIPGTYTITVERVAERHQITTAPLTPSKTPESMEQKFSLDLKLGVDDVFQINGKEVKISKDMTYKDLVNKINNGNYGASVYTLGDQLFFTSTTAGEAGELKLTDGANGFLQNIGLVTSAKNPDGTNVVAHQVTGAINAEYTINGIKGTSKTNKIDTIPGLTINLEKETTEPIKLTIEDSDIKNSIDLIKKMKDEYNKAVKSLDLFAGENGVMQGSNVSFAINNAMTGIFKFSQDDKYLFSFGIQIDKKGNMTLDEEKLKTAFKENPESTKQFFFGLNGLGHDTEKKLDGIFGDEGIIGKRSKSIEKQVTDLERKIQDIDTVNKEKQKTIIDKYAKLESQLALLDSQLKTIQAMTKTKSDD; translated from the coding sequence ATGGCAGGAACAATATCTGATTATGGTGGCAGACAACAAATATGGAATTTAGGAAATAACATAATAGATACAAAGAAGTTAGTAGATTTAGAGTTACAAGCATTGGAAATGAAAAAATCACCTTATACTACACAAAAACAAACATTAACAAATGAAAAAAACGTGTATGCAAGCATGAAAAAAGAATTTGGAAATCTTGTACAAGTGTTCAAAGATTTATACGCATTTAAAGGTGATGAAAAGAAAACAACTTTATCCAAAGATGGTTTTATGAAAGCACAAGCAGACGCTGCTGCAATTCCTGGAACATACACGATTACAGTAGAACGGGTAGCTGAAAGACATCAAATAACTACAGCTCCACTTACTCCTTCAAAAACTCCTGAAAGTATGGAGCAAAAGTTTAGTTTAGATTTAAAACTTGGAGTAGATGATGTATTTCAGATAAATGGAAAAGAAGTTAAAATCTCAAAAGATATGACGTATAAAGATCTTGTCAATAAGATAAATAATGGGAATTATGGTGCATCAGTATACACATTAGGGGATCAACTATTTTTCACATCGACTACTGCAGGAGAAGCTGGAGAGCTGAAATTAACGGATGGCGCCAATGGTTTTTTACAAAATATAGGGTTAGTTACTTCTGCGAAAAATCCGGATGGAACGAATGTTGTTGCACATCAAGTGACAGGAGCAATAAATGCTGAGTATACAATAAACGGAATAAAAGGAACTAGTAAAACAAATAAGATTGATACAATTCCAGGATTAACCATTAATTTAGAAAAAGAAACTACAGAGCCAATAAAATTAACTATTGAAGATTCTGATATAAAAAATTCAATAGATTTAATAAAAAAAATGAAAGACGAGTATAATAAGGCTGTTAAAAGTTTGGATTTATTTGCTGGAGAAAATGGAGTAATGCAAGGGAGTAATGTGTCATTTGCTATCAATAATGCAATGACAGGTATTTTTAAATTTTCCCAAGATGATAAGTATTTATTTTCTTTTGGAATTCAAATTGATAAAAAAGGCAATATGACTCTTGATGAAGAAAAATTAAAAACAGCTTTTAAAGAGAATCCGGAATCTACGAAACAATTTTTCTTTGGTTTAAATGGTTTAGGTCATGATACAGAGAAAAAGTTAGATGGGATATTTGGAGATGAAGGAATTATTGGGAAACGTTCTAAAAGTATTGAAAAGCAAGTAACTGATTTAGAGAGAAAAATTCAAGATATTGATACAGTTAATAAGGAAAAACAAAAAACAATTATTGATAAATATGCAAAATTAGAAAGTCAGTTAGCATTGCTTGATAGTCAGTTGAAGACAATTCAAGCAATGACAAAAACAAAAAGTGATGACTAA
- the fliS gene encoding flagellar export chaperone FliS, protein MQAWQRYMQNDIMTSNPIKNTIFIYERCIIEFRKLEELLNTFKLQDGDELLEKLERIFEELKLQLNPDITKDLYDSLFGLYDWISIQIQTMKVTREVKDIDAIVQVLQDLIDGYRGALENEQ, encoded by the coding sequence ATGCAAGCATGGCAACGTTATATGCAAAATGATATTATGACGAGTAATCCAATTAAAAATACAATATTTATTTATGAAAGATGCATCATTGAGTTTCGTAAATTGGAAGAACTTTTAAATACATTCAAACTTCAAGATGGTGATGAACTTCTTGAAAAGTTAGAACGTATATTTGAAGAGTTGAAGCTCCAGTTAAATCCTGATATTACGAAAGATTTATACGATAGTTTATTTGGTTTATATGATTGGATTAGCATTCAAATTCAAACGATGAAAGTCACGCGTGAAGTAAAAGACATTGATGCCATTGTGCAAGTGTTACAAGATTTAATAGATGGATACCGTGGAGCGCTTGAAAATGAACAATGA
- the flgB gene encoding flagellar basal body rod protein FlgB, whose amino-acid sequence MKLLSVDHYVRKGRVWNMPDLVSDVSHYMNYLVTKRNTVSSNIANANTPGYKAQDVTFAEQMNKSSALYKNNAADLKSNPDLYQTNEMHLPTVNTKNTYAKIQTKSMQTNKDGNSVDVTTEMLDLMKANQLYGISINAINTQYAINQAARGR is encoded by the coding sequence GTGAAACTTCTATCAGTGGATCATTACGTTAGAAAAGGAAGGGTGTGGAATATGCCAGATTTAGTGAGTGATGTAAGCCATTATATGAATTATTTAGTAACGAAACGAAATACTGTTTCCAGTAATATTGCAAATGCGAATACACCTGGCTATAAAGCACAAGATGTAACATTTGCTGAGCAGATGAATAAAAGTAGTGCATTATATAAAAACAATGCGGCTGATTTAAAGAGCAATCCAGATTTATATCAAACGAATGAAATGCACTTGCCGACAGTAAATACGAAAAATACATATGCAAAGATTCAAACAAAATCAATGCAAACGAATAAAGACGGAAATAGTGTGGATGTAACGACAGAAATGCTAGATTTAATGAAAGCAAATCAGTTATACGGTATTTCAATTAACGCAATTAATACACAATATGCAATTAACCAAGCGGCACGCGGACGTTAA
- the flgC gene encoding flagellar basal body rod protein FlgC, giving the protein MFQAINASGSGLTTARKWMQVTSNNIVNANTPAAPGADLYERRSVVLESNNSFASMLDGAPTNGVKIKSIEADKTENLVYDPTHPHANEEGYVRYPNIDVTAEMTNVMVAQKMYEANTSVLNANKKMLDKDLEIGRG; this is encoded by the coding sequence ATGTTTCAGGCAATTAATGCAAGTGGCTCAGGGCTAACAACAGCGAGAAAGTGGATGCAAGTTACTTCTAACAATATTGTAAATGCAAATACGCCGGCGGCTCCGGGGGCAGATTTATATGAGCGTCGTAGTGTGGTGCTAGAATCAAACAATAGTTTTGCAAGTATGCTAGATGGGGCTCCTACTAACGGAGTAAAAATAAAAAGTATTGAAGCAGACAAAACGGAAAATTTAGTGTATGATCCGACGCATCCGCACGCAAATGAAGAAGGATATGTACGTTATCCTAATATTGATGTAACTGCTGAAATGACGAATGTAATGGTTGCTCAAAAAATGTATGAAGCGAATACGAGTGTATTAAATGCGAATAAAAAAATGCTTGATAAAGATTTAGAAATCGGCCGAGGATAA
- the fliE gene encoding flagellar hook-basal body complex protein FliE produces MKIQPMLHTQPFGAIQSIGAPKTSQTSVVEGKKFIDLLEDMNQTQNNAQTAVYDLLTKGVGETHDVLIQQKKAESQMKTAALVRDNLIENYKSLINMQI; encoded by the coding sequence ATGAAAATTCAACCAATGTTACATACACAACCATTTGGAGCAATTCAGTCAATTGGTGCACCGAAAACTTCTCAAACATCTGTAGTTGAGGGGAAAAAGTTTATTGATTTATTGGAAGATATGAATCAAACACAAAACAATGCACAAACAGCAGTATATGATTTACTAACTAAAGGGGTAGGAGAAACACATGACGTTTTAATTCAGCAAAAGAAAGCTGAGTCTCAAATGAAAACGGCTGCTCTCGTACGTGATAATCTTATTGAAAATTATAAGTCACTAATTAATATGCAAATTTAG
- a CDS encoding flagellar M-ring protein FliF C-terminal domain-containing protein gives MEKMKNVIQSLKTWHKLVIGAALLAIVTGALLYFTLPDKYVVVYQNLNDADKQEITAELSKLGVDYQLAADGSIRVQKNDAPWVRKEMNGMGLPFNSKSGEEILLESSLGSSEQDKKMKQIVGTKKQLEQDIVRNFATVETANVQITLPEKETIFDEEKAKGTAAITVGVKRGQLLTADQVAGIQQMISAAVPGVKAEEVSVIDSKKGVISKGADEAHSSSSSSYEKEVEMQHQLEGKLKQDIDATLMTMFKPNEYKVNTKVSVNYDEVTRQSEKYGDKGVLRSKQEQEESSTAQEGADTKQGAGITANGEVPNYGTNNNQNGKVVYDNKNGNKIENYEIDKTVETIKKHPELTKTNVVVWVDNDTLVKRRIDMTTFKEAIGTAAGLQADPNGNFINGQVNVVTVQFDQPKAEKEKEPEKSGMNWWLFGGITAGLLAIGGLVWFLLARRKRKKEEEEYEEYLAEDEIAASNESILEIPEEKIVPEPKPEPEEPKEPTLDEQVQDATKEHVEGTAKVIKKWLNGQ, from the coding sequence ATGGAAAAGATGAAAAATGTTATCCAATCGTTAAAAACGTGGCATAAGTTAGTAATCGGTGCTGCGCTTTTAGCGATTGTAACAGGAGCACTTTTATATTTCACCTTGCCAGATAAATATGTTGTTGTATATCAAAATTTAAATGATGCAGATAAACAAGAGATTACAGCAGAATTATCGAAGTTAGGTGTCGATTACCAATTAGCGGCCGATGGTTCAATTCGTGTGCAAAAGAATGATGCTCCATGGGTTCGAAAAGAAATGAATGGGATGGGCTTACCGTTTAATTCGAAAAGCGGTGAAGAAATTTTATTAGAAAGCTCTCTCGGTTCAAGTGAACAAGATAAAAAAATGAAGCAAATTGTCGGTACGAAGAAGCAATTGGAACAAGATATTGTAAGAAACTTTGCGACAGTTGAAACGGCAAATGTTCAAATTACATTGCCTGAAAAAGAGACAATTTTTGATGAAGAAAAAGCGAAAGGAACAGCGGCGATTACGGTTGGAGTGAAACGTGGACAATTGTTAACAGCTGATCAAGTTGCAGGTATACAGCAAATGATTAGTGCAGCGGTTCCTGGTGTGAAAGCAGAAGAAGTAAGTGTTATTGATAGTAAAAAAGGTGTTATCTCAAAAGGAGCAGATGAAGCACATTCTAGTAGTTCCTCTTCTTATGAGAAAGAAGTAGAGATGCAGCACCAACTTGAAGGTAAATTAAAGCAAGATATTGATGCAACGTTAATGACGATGTTTAAACCGAATGAATATAAAGTGAATACGAAAGTATCTGTAAACTACGATGAAGTTACACGTCAGTCAGAGAAGTATGGTGATAAAGGTGTACTTCGTAGTAAACAAGAGCAAGAGGAAAGCTCTACTGCGCAAGAAGGGGCAGATACGAAGCAAGGTGCTGGTATTACAGCGAACGGTGAAGTGCCAAACTACGGTACGAACAATAATCAAAATGGTAAAGTTGTCTACGATAATAAAAATGGCAACAAAATCGAAAACTATGAAATAGATAAAACAGTTGAAACAATTAAGAAACACCCAGAACTAACGAAAACAAATGTTGTTGTATGGGTAGATAATGATACGTTAGTAAAACGAAGAATTGATATGACTACTTTTAAAGAAGCAATTGGAACAGCGGCAGGACTTCAAGCTGATCCGAACGGTAACTTTATAAATGGTCAAGTTAACGTTGTAACTGTTCAGTTCGATCAGCCGAAAGCTGAAAAAGAGAAAGAGCCAGAAAAAAGTGGTATGAACTGGTGGTTATTCGGTGGAATTACAGCTGGCTTATTAGCAATCGGTGGTCTAGTATGGTTCTTATTAGCAAGACGTAAGAGAAAGAAAGAAGAAGAGGAATATGAAGAATACTTAGCAGAAGATGAAATTGCTGCAAGTAATGAAAGTATCTTGGAAATTCCTGAAGAAAAAATAGTGCCAGAGCCAAAACCTGAACCAGAAGAACCGAAAGAACCAACGTTAGATGAACAAGTGCAGGATGCTACGAAAGAACATGTAGAAGGTACTGCAAAAGTAATTAAAAAATGGTTAAACGGACAGTAA